In Carcharodon carcharias isolate sCarCar2 chromosome 3, sCarCar2.pri, whole genome shotgun sequence, a single window of DNA contains:
- the LOC121275991 gene encoding histone H1-like, with protein MASGDLLESPSRGRKARRRRSPAKVWQAALAAGAPTMAGHILEVVASSRERRGLSLAGVKKALSATGYDVPQINSRVNQAVQRLVTEGSLLQTGGTGASGSFKVNRQQLEGQSHPAAAPTPTRKARGWQGRAAAGHKGKMKRSPARVKKKEKPGGRRKGGAGPRKVSKGSGVRRPRGRPRKAAKEPAPGADPAAGEEGKPEAGAGNVPEGNRPRSKTVKEGK; from the coding sequence ATGGCTTCAGGTGATCTGCTCGAAAGCCCCTCCCGAGGCAGGAAGGCGAGGAGGCGGAGGAGCCCAGCCAAGGTGTGGCAGGCGGCGTTGGCGGCGGGAGCACCCACCATGGCCGGCCACATCCTGGAGGTGGTGGCGTCTTCCCGGGAGCGCCGCGGCCTCTCGCTGGCCGGCGTCAAGAAGGCGCTGTCGGCCACCGGCTACGATGTGCCGCAGATCAACTCGCGGGTGAACCAGGCGGTCCAGAGACTGGTCACCGAGGGCTCGCTGCTGCAGACGGGGGGCACCGGGGCTTCGGGCTCCTTCAAGGTCAACCGGCAGCAGCTGGAGGGCCAGAGCCACCCGGctgccgcccccacccccacccgcaaagCCCGGGGCTGGCAGGGGAGAGCGGCCGCCGGCCACAAGGGGAAGATGAAGAGGAGCCCGGCCCGGGTGAAGAAGAAGGAGAAGCCAGGCGGCCGGAGGAAGGGCGGTGCCGGCCCGAGGAAAGTCTCCAAGGGGAGCGGCGTCCGGAGGCCACGCGGGCGGCCCCGCAAAGCGGCCAAGGAGCCGGCGCCGGGCGCGGATCCGGCCGCCGGGGAGGAAGGCAAACCAGAGGCCGGAGCTGGGAACGTCCCCGAGGGGAACCGGCCGAGGAGCAAAACGGTGAAGGAGGGAAAATAA